From a region of the Rhinopithecus roxellana isolate Shanxi Qingling chromosome 8, ASM756505v1, whole genome shotgun sequence genome:
- the MAP1S gene encoding microtubule-associated protein 1S, whose amino-acid sequence MAAVTASGVAAAPSSLLLVVGSEFGSPGLLTYVLEELERGIRSWDVDPGSCNLDEQLKVFVSRHSATFSSIVKGQRSLHHRGDSLETLVLLNPSDKSLCDELRNLLLDPASHKLLVLAGPCLEETGELLLQTGGFSPHHFLQVLKDREIRDILATTPPPAQPPILTITCPTFGDWAQLAPAVSGLQGALRLQLRLNPPAQLPNSEGLCEFLEYVAESLEPPSPFELLEPPTSGGFLRLGRPCCYIFPGGLGDAAFFAVNGFTVLVNGGSNPKSSFWKLVRHLDRVDAVLVTHPGADSLPGLNSLLRRKLAERSEVAAGGGSWDDRLRRLISPNLGVVFFNACEAASRLARGEDEAELALSLLAQLGITPLPLSRGPVPAKPTVLFEKMGVGRLDMYVLHPPSAGAERTLASVCALLVWHPAGPGEKVVRVLFPGCTPPASLLDGLVRLQHLRFLREPVVTPQDLEGPRRAESKESVGSRDSSKREGLLATHPRPGQERPGVTRKEPARAEAPRKAEKEARTPRELKKDPKPSVSRTQPREVRRAASSVPNLKKTGAPAAPKTRKAPSTAPSTSQSGFSQVANGPRSPPSLRCGEASSPIAACGSPASQLVATPSLELGPIPAGEEKALELPLAANSFPRPRTPSPESRRSPAEGSGRLSLSPLRGGEAGPDASPTVTTPTVTTPSLPAEVGSPHSTEVDESLSVSFEQVLPPSAPTSEAGLSLPLRGPRARRSASPHDVDLCLVSPCEFEHRKAVPMVPAPASPGSSNDSSARSQERAGGLGAEETPPTSVSESLPTLSDSDPVPLAPGAADSDDDTEGFGVPRHDPLPDPLKVPPPLPDPSSICMVDPEMLPPKTARQTENSRTRKPLARPNSRAAAPKATPLAAAKTKGLAGGDRASRPLSARSEPSEKGGRAPLSRKSSTPKTATRGPSGSASSRPGASATPPKSPVYLDLAYLPSGSSAHLVDEEFFQRVRALCYVISGQDQRKEEGMRAVLDALLASKQHWDRDLQVTLIPTFDSVAMHTWYAETHARHQALGITVLGSNSMVSMQDDAFPACKVEF is encoded by the exons CTCCGGAACCTTCTGTTGGACCCTGCCTCTCACAAACTACTGGTGTTGGCTGGGCCCTGCCTGGAGGAGACAGGGGAGCTGCTGCTACAGACAGGGGGCTTTTCGCCTCACCACTTCCTCCAGGTCCTGAAGGACAGAGAG ATCCGGGACATCCTGGCCACCACGCCCCCACCTGCGCAGCCGCCCATACTCACCATCACCTGCCCCACCTTTGGTGACTGGGCCCAGCTGGCACCTGCTGTGTCCGGGCTACAGGGGGCGCTCCGGCTCCAGCTGCGGCTGAATCCCCCGGCGCAGCTGCCCAACTCCGAGGGCCTGTGCGAGTTCTTGGAGTACGTGGCTGAGTCTCTGGAGCCGCCGTCCCCCTTCGAGCTGCTGGAGCCCCCGACCTCCGGGGGCTTCCTCAGGCTGGGCCGGCCCTGCTGCTACATCTTCCCCGGAGGCCTCGGGGACGCCGCCTTCTTCGCCGTCAATGGCTTCACCGTGCTGGTCAACGGTGGCTCAAACCCCAAGTCCAGTTTCTGGAAGCTGGTGCGGCACCTGGACCGCGTGGATGCCGTACTGGTGACCCACCCTGGCGCCGATAGCCTCCCGGGCCTCAACAGCCTGCTGCGGCGCAAACTGGCGGAGCGCTCCGAGGTGGCTGCTGGTGGGGGCTCATGGGACGACAGGCTGCGCAGGCTCATTTCCCCCAACCTGGGGGTCGTGTTCTTCAACGCCTGCGAGGCCGCGTCGCGGCTGGCGCGCGGCGAGGATGAGGCGGAGCTGGCACTGAGCCTCCTGGCGCAGCTGGGCATCACGCCCCTGCCACTCAGCCGCGGCCCCGTGCCAGCCAAGCCCACCGTGCTCTTTGAGAAGATGGGCGTGGGCCGGCTGGACATGTACGTGCTGCACCCGCCCTCCGCCGGCGCCGAGCGCACGCTGGCCTCTGTGTGCGCCCTGCTGGTGTGGCACCCCGCGGGCCCTGGCGAGAAGGTGGTGCGCGTGCTGTTCCCCGGCTGCACCCCGCCCGCCTCCCTCCTGGACGGCCTGGTCCGCCTGCAGCACTTGAGGTTCCTGCGAGAGCCCGTGGTGACGCCCCAGGACCTGGAGGGGCCACGGCGAGCTGAGAGTAAAGAGAGCGTGGGCTCCCGGGACAGCTCGAAGAGAGAGGGCCTGTTGGCCACCCACCCCAGACCTGGCCAGGAGCGCCCTGGGGTGACCCGCAAGGAGCCAGCACGGGCTGAGGCACCGCGCAAGGCTGAGAAAGAAGCCAGGACCCCCCGAGAGTTGAAGAAAGACCCTAAACCGAGTGTTTCCCGGACCCAGCCGCGGGAGGTGCGCCGGGCGGCCTCTTCTGTGCCCAACCTCAAGAAGACAGGTGCCCCGGCGGCACCCAAGACCCGCAAAGCACCCAGCACAGCGCCCAGCACATCCCAGTCTGGCTTCTCGCAGGTGGCAAATGGACCCCGCAGCCCGCCCAGCCTCCGATGTGGAGAAGCCAGCTCCCCCATTGCGGCCTGCGGCTCCCCGGCCTCCCAGCTGGTGGccacgcccagcctggagctGGGGCCAATCCCAGCCGGGGAGGAGAAGGCGCTGGAGCTGCCTTTGGCCGCCAACTCTTTCCCAAGGCCACGCACGCCCTCCCCTGAGTCCCGCCGGAGCCCCGCGGAGGGTAGCGGGCGGCTGTCACTGAGCCCACTGCGGGGCGGGGAGGCCGGGCCCGATGCCTCACCCACAGTGACCACACCCACGGTGACCACGCCGTCACTGCCCGCGGAGGTGGGCTCCCCGCACTCGACCGAGGTGGACGAGTCCCTGTCCGTATCCTTTGAGCAGGTACTGCCGCCATCTGCTCCCACCAGTGAGGCTGGGCTGAGCCTCCCACTGCGTGGCCCCCGGGCACGGCGCTCGGCCTCCCCACACGATGTGGACCTGTGCCTGGTGTCACCCTGTGAGTTTGAACATCGCAAGGCGGTGCCCATGGTACCGGCGCCTGCGTCCCCCGGCAGCTCGAATGACAGCAGTGCCCGGTCACAGGAGCGGGCAGGTGGGCTGGGGGCCGAGGAGACGCCCCCTACATCGGTCAGCGAGTCCCTGCCCACCCTGTCTGACTCGGACCCCGTGCCCCTGGCCCCCGGTGCCGCAGACTCAGACGACGACACAGAGGGCTTCGGAGTCCCTCGCCACGACCCTTTGCCTGACCCCCTCAAGGTTCCCCCGCCACTGCCTGACCCATCCAGCATCTGCATGGTGGACCCCGAGATGCTGCCCCCCAAGACAGCGCGGCAGACGGAGAACAGCCGCACCCGGAAGCCCCTGGCTCGCCCCAACTCACGCGCTGCCGCCCCCAAAGCCACTCCACTGGCTGCTGCCAAAACCAAGGGACTTGCTGGTGGGGACCGTGCCAGCCGACCACTCAGTGCCCGGAGTGAGCCCAGTGAGAAGGGGGGCCGGGCACCCCTGTCCAGAAAGTCCTCAACCCCCAAGACTGCCACTCGAGGCCCGTCGG GGTCAGCCAGCAGCCGGCCCGGGGCGTCGGCCACCCCACCCAAGTCCCCGGTCTACCTGGACCTGGCCTACCTGCCCAGTGGGAGCAGCGCCCACCTGGTGGATGAGGAGTTCTTCCAGCGCGTGCGCGCGCTTTGCTACGTCATCAGTGGCCAGGACCAGCGCAAGGAGGAGGGCATGCGAGCCGTCCTGGATGCACTGCTGGCCAGCAAGCAGCATTGGGACCGAGACCTGCAG GTGACCCTGATCCCCACCTTCGACTCGGTGGCCATGCATACGTGGTATGCAGAGACGCACGCCCGGCACCAGGCGCTGGGTATCACGGTGTTGGGCAGCAACAGCATGGTGTCCATGCAGGATGACGCCTTCCCGGCCTGCAAGGTGGAGTTCTAG